From a region of the Streptomyces sp. NBC_00193 genome:
- a CDS encoding response regulator transcription factor, whose product MADSFGPVRDDNGAGCREEDRVAEPIRVLVVDDHALFRRGLEIVLAQEEDIQVVGEAGDGAEAVDKAADLLPDIVLMDVRMPRRGGIEACTSIKEVAPSAKIIMLTISDEEADLYDAIKAGATGYLLKEISTDEVATAIRAVADGQSQISPSMASKLLTEFKSMIQRTDERRLVPAPRLTDRELEVLKLVATGMNNRDIAKELFISENTVKNHVRNILEKLQLHSRMEAVVYAMREKILEIR is encoded by the coding sequence ATGGCCGACAGCTTCGGGCCGGTGCGCGACGACAACGGTGCGGGCTGCCGTGAGGAGGACCGGGTGGCAGAGCCGATCCGGGTGCTCGTGGTCGACGACCATGCGCTGTTCCGGCGCGGGCTGGAGATCGTCCTCGCGCAGGAGGAGGACATCCAGGTCGTCGGCGAGGCGGGCGACGGGGCGGAGGCCGTGGACAAGGCGGCGGATCTGCTGCCCGACATCGTGCTGATGGATGTGCGGATGCCGCGCCGGGGTGGGATCGAGGCGTGCACCTCGATCAAGGAGGTGGCGCCCTCCGCGAAGATCATCATGCTGACGATCAGCGATGAGGAGGCGGACCTCTACGACGCGATCAAGGCCGGGGCCACCGGGTACCTGCTGAAGGAGATCTCCACGGACGAGGTCGCCACGGCGATCCGGGCGGTGGCGGACGGGCAGTCGCAGATCAGTCCTTCGATGGCGTCGAAGCTGCTGACGGAATTCAAGTCGATGATCCAGCGGACGGACGAGCGGCGGTTGGTGCCGGCGCCGCGGCTGACGGATCGGGAGCTCGAGGTCTTGAAGCTGGTGGCCACCGGGATGAACAACCGCGACATCGCGAAGGAGTTGTTCATCTCCGAGAACACCGTGAAGAACCACGTGCGCAACATTCTGGAGAAGCTGCAGTTGCACTCCAGGATGGAGGCCGTGGTGTACGCGATGCGGGAGAAGATCCTCGAGATCCGGTAG
- the raiA gene encoding ribosome-associated translation inhibitor RaiA — MGRGYPGTEFCVDIVVKGRKTEVPDRFRKHVAEKLNPERIQKLDAKVISLDVEVSKEHNPRQADRSDRVEITLRSRGPVIRAEASAADAYAALDLAQDKLEARLRKQHDKRYTRRGAGRISAAEVADVVPDAATLNGNGEPVNGEKADAIPTIRIGSLEVQGEGPLIVREKTHSAAPMSLDQALYEMELVGHDFYLFVDSDTKMPSVVYRRHGYDYGVIHLDASDAASSSGGLDGAGAGGALGG, encoded by the coding sequence CTGGGGCGTGGCTATCCGGGAACGGAGTTCTGCGTGGACATCGTCGTCAAGGGCCGTAAGACCGAGGTGCCCGACCGGTTCCGCAAGCACGTGGCCGAGAAGCTGAATCCGGAGCGGATCCAGAAGCTCGACGCCAAGGTGATCAGCTTGGACGTCGAGGTGTCCAAGGAGCACAACCCGCGCCAGGCCGACCGTTCCGACCGCGTGGAGATCACCCTGCGTTCGCGGGGCCCGGTGATTCGTGCCGAGGCTTCCGCCGCCGACGCGTACGCGGCGCTCGACCTCGCTCAGGACAAGCTGGAGGCCCGGCTGCGCAAGCAGCACGACAAGCGCTACACCCGCCGTGGAGCGGGCCGCATCTCGGCGGCGGAGGTCGCCGACGTGGTACCGGACGCCGCCACTCTGAACGGCAACGGTGAGCCCGTCAACGGCGAGAAGGCGGACGCGATTCCGACCATCCGGATCGGATCGCTGGAAGTGCAGGGCGAAGGCCCGCTCATCGTTCGCGAGAAGACCCACTCGGCCGCACCCATGTCGCTCGACCAGGCTCTGTACGAGATGGAACTGGTCGGTCACGACTTCTATCTGTTCGTCGATTCCGACACCAAGATGCCGAGCGTCGTCTACCGGCGCCACGGTTACGACTACGGCGTGATCCACCTCGACGCTTCCGACGCCGCCTCCAGCTCAGGTGGGCTCGACGGCGCGGGAGCGGGTGGCGCGCTCGGAGGCTGA